A window of Haloarcula sp. H-GB4 contains these coding sequences:
- a CDS encoding transcription initiation factor IIB family protein: MTTRSIYSPDERDESADEQAESEASAGHACPDCGGSLITDDSRGETVCESCGLVVDEDEIDHGPEWRAFDSQERDNKRRVGAPTTEMKHDKGLSTNIGWQDKDAYGNSLSTRQREKMQRLRTWDERFRTRDHAERNLKQALGEIDRMGSALGVPESARETASVIYRRALDEGMLPGRSIEGMATAALYAAVRQANLPQTLDDMAVVSRVDEMEFTRAYRYLNRELSLQVGPPDPATYLSKFVSKLDADDDLERQARALIEAGKEANVHSGKSPVGLAAAAIYAAGLLLGEEMTQETVSEATDISTVTIRERYRELLEAESELDDSAVDATSGTESGASA, from the coding sequence ATGACGACACGCAGCATCTATTCCCCCGACGAACGCGATGAGAGTGCGGACGAACAGGCCGAGTCCGAGGCGAGCGCTGGCCACGCCTGCCCGGACTGTGGCGGGAGCCTCATTACCGATGACAGTCGTGGCGAGACCGTCTGCGAGTCGTGTGGCCTCGTTGTTGACGAGGACGAGATCGACCACGGGCCGGAGTGGCGCGCCTTCGACAGTCAAGAGCGTGACAACAAGCGCCGGGTCGGTGCGCCGACGACAGAGATGAAACACGACAAGGGCCTTTCGACCAATATCGGTTGGCAGGACAAGGACGCATACGGCAACTCCCTGTCGACGCGCCAGCGCGAGAAGATGCAGCGCCTGCGCACCTGGGACGAGCGATTCCGCACCCGCGACCACGCCGAGCGCAACCTCAAGCAGGCCCTTGGCGAGATCGACCGGATGGGGAGTGCCCTCGGTGTCCCTGAAAGCGCCCGTGAGACAGCCAGCGTTATCTACCGCCGCGCGCTCGACGAGGGGATGCTACCCGGCCGCTCCATCGAAGGGATGGCGACCGCCGCGCTGTACGCCGCCGTCAGGCAGGCGAACCTTCCCCAGACCCTCGACGACATGGCCGTCGTCAGCCGTGTCGACGAGATGGAGTTCACCCGCGCGTACCGCTATCTCAACCGCGAACTCTCCCTGCAGGTCGGCCCGCCGGACCCCGCAACCTACCTCAGTAAGTTCGTCTCCAAGCTTGACGCAGACGACGATCTCGAACGCCAGGCCCGCGCCCTCATCGAAGCGGGGAAGGAAGCAAACGTCCACAGCGGCAAAAGCCCAGTCGGCCTCGCCGCCGCGGCTATCTACGCCGCCGGCCTGCTACTCGGCGAAGAGATGACCCAAGAGACCGTCAGCGAGGCTACTGACATCAGCACCGTGACCATCCGCGAGCGCTACCGCGAACTGCTGGAAGC
- a CDS encoding helix-turn-helix domain-containing protein, translating into MREFIFTIDYERNVDPVMDVFIDYPETHSRTIACNVTRDGMWRLERVAGPETALEQLDDVYDDPVQCTECIGTRNCKTDWTYEVIGSDPGARTVYSYRSEAGDCHSIPRLAIDHVGRGVLVETERRGSRCEWRLLLCSDAGVDGLFDEMKSELREGLTVEFRQLSSPSYWVDEAVTLAELPPEQQAAVEAAVEHGYYRTPRDTSLTDLAETLDVSRSTLQYRLQRAEAWIVRSFVTRSMGPVQADEDVAEGGRLRIGRSGV; encoded by the coding sequence ATGCGAGAGTTCATCTTCACTATCGACTACGAGCGGAACGTCGACCCCGTCATGGACGTGTTCATCGACTACCCGGAGACACACTCCCGGACGATCGCGTGCAACGTCACACGAGACGGGATGTGGCGGCTCGAACGCGTCGCCGGCCCGGAGACTGCCCTTGAACAACTGGATGACGTGTACGACGATCCCGTCCAGTGCACCGAGTGTATCGGGACCCGTAACTGCAAGACGGACTGGACGTACGAGGTCATCGGCTCGGACCCAGGCGCTCGGACGGTGTACAGCTACCGGTCGGAAGCCGGCGACTGTCACTCGATTCCACGACTGGCTATCGACCACGTCGGCCGTGGCGTTCTCGTCGAGACTGAGCGCCGTGGGAGTCGGTGTGAGTGGCGGCTCCTCCTCTGTAGCGACGCCGGGGTCGACGGCCTGTTCGATGAGATGAAATCCGAACTCCGGGAGGGGCTCACCGTCGAGTTCCGTCAGCTCAGTTCACCCTCGTACTGGGTTGATGAGGCCGTGACGCTGGCAGAGCTTCCGCCGGAACAGCAGGCTGCCGTTGAGGCCGCTGTCGAACACGGCTACTACCGGACGCCCCGGGACACCTCGCTCACTGACCTCGCAGAGACGCTCGACGTGTCGCGGTCGACGCTCCAGTACCGCCTCCAGCGGGCCGAAGCGTGGATCGTCCGGTCGTTCGTCACGCGGTCGATGGGGCCGGTCCAGGCCGACGAAGACGTCGCAGAGGGTGGACGCCTCCGTATCGGTCGCTCGGGCGTGTAG
- a CDS encoding C-terminal binding protein: protein MERVVASDDPMIDVDRLRAELDADVVVAETDDEDAIRNAAAGALGLVVDVNTPVTAAVLDALDDLKIVARAGVGIDNIDVSAAADNGVTVTNVPEYCTDEVATHTVTLLLDCIRTLTAYDRDVRDGGWGWERTRPVHRVRGQTLGLVSFGPIARRVRDQMRGFDLDVIAYDPYVDAEEMADADVEKVTLETLYDRADYVSLHAPLTGETAEMIDADALAAMREQAILVNTGRGGLIDEAALRTALEDGTIGAAGLDVLAEEPPTADHPLVGLDNCIVTPHAAWYSEEARDDLNAAVAANVRAVLADETPPNRIDPETDWL from the coding sequence ATGGAACGTGTGGTCGCAAGCGATGACCCGATGATAGATGTCGATCGACTGCGAGCGGAACTCGACGCTGATGTCGTCGTCGCGGAGACAGACGACGAGGACGCGATTCGGAATGCTGCCGCCGGGGCATTGGGCCTCGTCGTGGACGTGAACACGCCGGTCACTGCCGCGGTACTCGACGCGCTGGACGACCTCAAAATCGTCGCGAGAGCGGGCGTCGGTATCGACAACATCGACGTGTCCGCGGCGGCAGACAACGGCGTGACCGTCACGAACGTCCCTGAGTACTGTACCGACGAGGTCGCTACCCACACGGTGACGCTACTGCTCGACTGTATTCGGACGCTCACGGCCTACGACCGCGACGTTCGCGACGGTGGCTGGGGCTGGGAGCGGACCCGCCCGGTACATCGCGTCCGCGGCCAGACGCTGGGTCTCGTCTCCTTCGGCCCCATCGCACGGCGAGTGCGCGACCAGATGCGGGGCTTTGACCTCGATGTGATTGCGTACGATCCCTACGTCGACGCCGAGGAGATGGCCGACGCCGATGTCGAGAAGGTCACGCTAGAGACGCTGTACGATCGGGCCGACTACGTCTCCCTCCACGCGCCGCTGACCGGGGAGACGGCGGAGATGATAGACGCCGATGCCCTCGCGGCGATGCGTGAGCAGGCGATTCTGGTCAACACCGGCCGTGGCGGCCTCATTGACGAAGCGGCGCTCCGGACGGCGCTGGAGGACGGAACGATTGGGGCCGCCGGTCTCGACGTACTGGCCGAGGAACCGCCGACGGCTGACCACCCGCTGGTCGGCCTAGACAACTGTATTGTCACACCGCATGCGGCGTGGTACTCCGAGGAGGCCCGCGACGACCTGAACGCCGCCGTTGCGGCGAACGTCAGGGCCGTACTGGCCGACGAGACGCCACCGAACCGTATCGATCCGGAGACGGACTGGCTATAA
- a CDS encoding ubiquitin-like small modifier protein 1, with protein sequence MQIELRFFANFREAVGQKTVHREYETDLQAGDVLQQLSEEFTEMDLFEDGELREYLTILRNGRDIAHLDGLETALEDGDELSVFPPVAGG encoded by the coding sequence ATGCAAATCGAGCTGCGGTTTTTCGCCAACTTCCGGGAAGCCGTCGGACAGAAAACGGTTCACCGCGAGTACGAAACGGACCTGCAGGCGGGCGACGTGCTCCAACAGCTCTCCGAAGAGTTCACCGAGATGGACCTATTTGAGGACGGGGAACTGCGAGAGTACCTGACGATTCTTCGGAACGGAAGGGACATCGCCCATCTTGACGGACTTGAGACCGCACTGGAAGATGGGGACGAACTCAGCGTGTTCCCGCCAGTTGCTGGGGGGTGA
- a CDS encoding MoaD/ThiS family protein, producing MSSETVERQSSAPDLTTVEVRCTGHVRRVVGEPSLSYTFEGDTLRDFLDAFFQEYDVSDMLIAETEDDATTEGWAPEMAELPGDWAKNPEGEQTRCYARVAVNGEFNEHLDGLDTELEAGDRIGLLYPFIFCC from the coding sequence ATGAGCAGTGAGACAGTAGAGCGACAGTCGTCGGCACCGGACCTGACGACTGTCGAGGTCAGGTGCACCGGCCACGTTCGCCGGGTCGTCGGCGAACCGTCGCTGTCATACACGTTCGAAGGAGACACGCTGCGTGACTTCCTTGATGCGTTCTTCCAAGAGTACGACGTGAGCGATATGCTCATCGCGGAAACCGAAGACGATGCCACCACCGAGGGCTGGGCCCCGGAGATGGCGGAACTGCCGGGTGACTGGGCGAAAAACCCCGAAGGTGAACAGACCAGGTGCTACGCGCGAGTGGCGGTCAACGGCGAGTTCAACGAACATCTTGACGGACTGGACACGGAACTGGAAGCCGGCGACCGCATCGGGTTGCTGTACCCGTTCATCTTCTGTTGCTGA
- a CDS encoding aldehyde ferredoxin oxidoreductase family protein yields the protein MTDLGGFQDHVARIDLGDGDVAYEGIDEEDAKKYIGARGLGVKYVFDQGPDVDPLGPENLLAFMNGPLTGTQVTMSGRIAICTKSPLTGTVTDSHHGGWSGARLKWSGFDGLLFEGQADEPVYALVEDGEVELRDASHLWGQGVHDTIDDLEEEIEGGSLGKNLSVMAIGQGGENEVKYACIVNEDDRASGRGGTGCVMGNKNVKAVVVKSSTRMPKPKDQETFQEGHKQAMQVIQESDVTAPNEGGLSMYGTNVLMNPTEEMDGLPTKNGKYSSTRAYSDAEGDGERIIDSENVSGENVRENILVDEPTCHSCPVACKKEVEVQAMHKGEEMNVRTESYEYESAWALGPNSGHVERDKIAVMLDRCNDVGVDTIDVGNTMAMTMEMTEEGKLDELDDGLDWGDADTMIDMIEMIAHRETELADHLAEGPDHLAEEFDAHTNSLAVKGQTMAAYDPRCMKGMAIGYATSNRGACHLRGYTPAAEILGIPEKVDPREWEGKGELCATFQDLHAISDSFDICKFNAFAEGIEEYVLQYNGMTGLDVSEEELMEAGERVYNLERYYNNLAGFDGSDDDLPNRFVEGDEHAMPAQGGSEGELAELSKMKDEYYEVRDWENGVVPDEKLDELGIDIGPGTGVSSGGAAAPSDD from the coding sequence ATGACAGACCTTGGTGGCTTTCAGGACCACGTGGCACGAATCGACCTTGGGGACGGTGACGTAGCCTACGAAGGTATCGACGAGGAAGACGCAAAGAAGTATATCGGCGCACGCGGGCTCGGCGTGAAATACGTCTTCGACCAGGGGCCGGACGTTGATCCGCTTGGGCCGGAGAACCTGCTAGCGTTCATGAACGGGCCGCTGACGGGAACACAGGTGACGATGAGCGGCCGTATCGCCATCTGTACGAAGTCGCCGCTGACGGGGACCGTCACTGATTCCCACCACGGCGGCTGGTCCGGGGCGCGACTGAAGTGGTCGGGTTTCGACGGACTGCTGTTCGAAGGGCAGGCCGACGAGCCGGTGTATGCACTCGTCGAAGACGGCGAGGTGGAACTGCGCGACGCATCCCACCTCTGGGGGCAGGGCGTCCACGACACCATCGATGACCTCGAAGAAGAGATCGAGGGCGGCTCGCTGGGCAAGAACCTTTCGGTGATGGCCATCGGCCAAGGTGGTGAGAACGAGGTCAAATACGCCTGTATCGTCAACGAGGACGACCGCGCGTCGGGTCGCGGTGGCACCGGCTGTGTGATGGGCAACAAGAACGTCAAAGCCGTCGTCGTCAAGTCCAGCACGCGGATGCCCAAGCCGAAGGATCAGGAGACGTTCCAAGAGGGCCACAAACAGGCGATGCAGGTCATCCAGGAGTCCGACGTGACCGCGCCCAACGAGGGCGGCCTCTCGATGTATGGGACCAACGTCCTGATGAATCCCACCGAGGAGATGGACGGTCTCCCGACGAAAAACGGGAAGTACTCGTCGACGCGAGCGTACTCGGACGCGGAGGGCGATGGCGAGCGCATCATCGACTCAGAGAACGTCTCGGGCGAAAACGTCCGGGAGAACATCCTGGTCGACGAGCCGACCTGTCACTCCTGTCCGGTCGCCTGCAAGAAGGAGGTCGAGGTGCAGGCGATGCACAAGGGCGAGGAGATGAACGTCCGCACCGAATCCTACGAGTACGAGTCCGCGTGGGCGCTCGGTCCGAACTCCGGCCACGTCGAACGCGACAAGATTGCGGTGATGCTCGACCGGTGTAACGACGTCGGCGTCGACACCATCGATGTTGGCAACACCATGGCAATGACGATGGAGATGACCGAGGAGGGGAAACTAGACGAACTCGACGACGGCCTGGACTGGGGCGACGCCGACACGATGATCGACATGATCGAGATGATCGCCCACCGCGAGACGGAACTCGCGGACCATCTCGCCGAGGGGCCGGACCACCTTGCCGAGGAGTTCGACGCCCACACCAACTCCCTCGCGGTCAAAGGGCAGACGATGGCCGCCTACGACCCACGCTGTATGAAGGGGATGGCAATCGGGTACGCGACCTCAAACCGCGGGGCGTGTCACCTGCGCGGCTACACGCCGGCAGCCGAAATTCTCGGTATCCCGGAGAAGGTTGACCCGCGAGAGTGGGAGGGCAAAGGCGAGCTGTGTGCCACCTTCCAGGACCTCCACGCTATCAGCGACTCCTTCGACATCTGCAAGTTCAACGCCTTCGCAGAGGGGATTGAGGAGTACGTCCTGCAGTACAACGGCATGACCGGGCTGGACGTGAGCGAGGAGGAACTGATGGAGGCCGGCGAGCGCGTCTACAATCTTGAACGATACTACAACAACCTCGCGGGCTTCGACGGGTCCGACGACGACCTGCCAAACCGGTTCGTAGAGGGCGACGAGCACGCGATGCCGGCCCAGGGCGGTTCCGAGGGCGAACTCGCGGAGCTCTCGAAGATGAAAGACGAGTACTACGAGGTGCGTGACTGGGAGAACGGCGTCGTTCCCGATGAGAAACTCGATGAACTGGGAATCGACATCGGCCCCGGAACCGGCGTCAGCTCCGGCGGCGCAGCGGCACCGAGCGACGACTGA
- a CDS encoding 50S ribosomal protein L15e: MARSAYSYIRDAWKNPGDGQLAELQWQRQQEWRNEGAVERIERPTRLDKARSQGYKAKQGVIVARVSVRKGSARKRRHKAGRRSKRQGVTRITRRKDIQRVAEERASRTFPNLRVLNSYSVGQDGRQKWHEIILIDPNHPAIQNDDDLSWICANDQADRVFRGLTGAGRRNRGLSGKGKGSEKTRPSLRSNRGKGK, encoded by the coding sequence ATGGCACGAAGCGCATATTCGTACATTCGAGATGCCTGGAAGAACCCAGGCGACGGACAGCTCGCAGAACTACAGTGGCAGCGCCAGCAGGAATGGCGCAACGAAGGGGCCGTCGAGCGCATCGAGCGCCCGACCCGCCTCGACAAGGCCCGCTCGCAGGGCTACAAGGCAAAACAGGGCGTTATTGTCGCTCGCGTCTCCGTCCGGAAGGGCAGCGCACGCAAGCGCCGACACAAGGCCGGTCGCCGATCCAAGCGACAGGGAGTTACGCGCATCACCCGCCGGAAGGACATCCAGCGCGTCGCCGAGGAACGCGCCTCCCGCACCTTCCCGAACCTGCGCGTGCTCAACAGCTACTCCGTCGGTCAGGACGGCCGACAGAAGTGGCACGAAATCATTCTCATCGACCCGAACCACCCGGCCATCCAAAATGACGACGACCTGTCGTGGATCTGTGCCAACGACCAGGCTGACCGCGTCTTCCGCGGTCTGACCGGTGCTGGCCGCCGCAACCGCGGCCTCAGCGGTAAGGGCAAGGGCAGCGAGAAGACCCGCCCGTCGCTGCGCAGCAACCGCGGCAAGGGCAAGTAA
- a CDS encoding Brp/Blh family beta-carotene 15,15'-dioxygenase, giving the protein MSYRSAVEPSVRYRVALAPGWIASLAVVAPFLAGISVPPVLQYAPLVISAVLLGLPHGAVDHLAVARTRGERPDWRAIARVFALYGVVGGAYAVTWFLAPAAAFVLFIAVTWFHWGQGDLYALRALADADHLRSLPQRIGTVLVRGGLPMLVPLLAFPEWYRRVATDLVSLFAPDAVAAIGWAFRTDVRTALALAYGALVVATLAVGFARADASRPWLLDAGETLGLLAYFALVPPVLAIGVYFCLWHSLRHIARLLLVDDDATAALQNRDPTAALARFARDAAPLTTASLALLGGLYFLIPNPPESVPEWVALYLVFIAVVTLPHVVVVSIMDREQGVWV; this is encoded by the coding sequence CTGAGCTACCGAAGTGCCGTCGAACCGTCGGTTCGCTACCGGGTCGCACTGGCTCCCGGCTGGATCGCCAGCCTCGCCGTTGTCGCGCCGTTCCTCGCTGGCATCTCGGTACCACCTGTGCTTCAGTACGCCCCACTGGTTATCAGTGCCGTCCTGCTCGGCCTGCCCCACGGCGCGGTCGACCACCTCGCGGTCGCACGCACTCGTGGCGAGCGCCCGGACTGGCGGGCTATCGCCCGCGTGTTCGCGCTCTACGGCGTCGTTGGCGGGGCTTATGCCGTCACCTGGTTCCTCGCGCCCGCGGCGGCCTTCGTCCTGTTCATCGCGGTGACGTGGTTCCACTGGGGGCAGGGTGACCTGTACGCGCTACGCGCGCTGGCCGACGCCGACCACCTCCGGTCACTCCCGCAGCGAATCGGAACCGTGCTGGTCCGCGGTGGCCTGCCGATGCTGGTCCCGTTGCTCGCGTTCCCGGAGTGGTACCGCCGCGTCGCAACAGACCTCGTCTCGCTGTTCGCCCCCGACGCCGTGGCCGCTATCGGCTGGGCGTTCCGGACCGACGTGCGAACCGCGCTCGCCCTCGCATACGGCGCGCTTGTCGTGGCGACGCTGGCTGTCGGGTTCGCCCGCGCCGACGCCAGCCGGCCGTGGCTGCTTGACGCCGGCGAGACGCTGGGGCTGCTTGCCTACTTCGCCCTCGTTCCGCCGGTGCTCGCCATCGGCGTGTACTTCTGTCTGTGGCACTCGTTGCGCCACATCGCCCGCCTGCTGCTGGTCGACGACGATGCCACTGCCGCGCTCCAGAACCGCGACCCGACAGCCGCCCTGGCGCGGTTCGCCCGCGACGCCGCGCCGCTGACGACTGCTTCGCTTGCCCTGCTCGGCGGGCTATACTTTCTCATTCCAAACCCACCGGAGTCCGTTCCGGAGTGGGTCGCGCTGTATCTGGTGTTCATCGCCGTCGTCACGCTGCCCCATGTTGTCGTTGTCAGTATCATGGACCGCGAACAGGGTGTCTGGGTGTAG
- a CDS encoding lycopene cyclase domain-containing protein has product MLSTLTYLQFHALLVVPVVAGLVLTATYRLGSRQDVLTGTAILTGLALVYTTPWDGALIRRGVWWYGDGTVLARFWSIPLGEYLFFILQTAMVGLWVARFRVDTERPLATPTRTRLVGFAAALVVVLSGLALLRSDSGLYLGSLLVWSGPILAIQWLFGWHFLVGEWRTVSVATLVPMTYLCGIDSIAIRLGVWTISKQYTTGYTVPLLDLPIEEAVFFFLTTLFVVQGVVLYVWLIDRWN; this is encoded by the coding sequence ATGCTGTCTACGCTCACGTATCTCCAGTTCCATGCTCTCTTGGTGGTCCCGGTCGTGGCCGGACTGGTGTTGACGGCTACCTACCGCCTCGGAAGCCGTCAAGACGTACTCACAGGAACAGCTATCCTCACCGGTCTGGCCCTCGTCTACACGACGCCGTGGGACGGCGCGCTCATCCGGCGCGGTGTCTGGTGGTACGGCGACGGCACCGTGCTGGCGCGGTTCTGGTCGATACCCCTCGGCGAGTACCTCTTTTTCATCCTGCAAACGGCGATGGTCGGGCTGTGGGTGGCCCGGTTTCGGGTAGACACGGAGCGCCCGCTGGCGACGCCGACACGGACGCGACTCGTCGGGTTCGCCGCTGCGCTCGTTGTCGTTCTGTCCGGCCTTGCACTCTTGCGCTCCGACTCGGGATTATATCTCGGGTCCCTGCTGGTCTGGAGCGGGCCGATTCTCGCCATTCAGTGGCTGTTCGGGTGGCATTTCCTCGTCGGCGAGTGGCGGACAGTGAGCGTCGCGACACTGGTCCCAATGACCTATCTCTGTGGCATCGACAGCATCGCCATCCGACTCGGCGTCTGGACGATTTCGAAACAGTACACGACCGGCTACACGGTTCCTCTGCTTGACCTGCCGATTGAGGAAGCGGTGTTTTTCTTCCTGACGACGTTGTTCGTCGTGCAAGGGGTCGTACTCTACGTCTGGCTCATCGACAGATGGAACTGA
- a CDS encoding phytoene/squalene synthase family protein: protein MHSDNIQTSKSIQQETGRTFHLATRLLPERIRHPTYVMYAFFRVADEVVDQTDGPPPTVQHEQLEVIREAALGNIDPDETDHEAVMAAFQDLADRHDISEETINVFIDAMEMDIAQARYETFEDLREYMGGSAVAVGHMMTEVMDPPQKEEALPHATALAEAFQLSNFLRDVREDIHDYGRVYLPQETLERHGVTEEQLADAEVDDAFRAVMQEELARTDELYREGVAGIRYLPEDCQFGVLLAAVLYADHHRLIRDRGYDVLTETPDLTRRRRLWLLARTWWHWRRNGDPEATFYTVSAVSERGPGETPTDTHSHGQPTWRG from the coding sequence ATGCATTCCGATAACATCCAGACTAGCAAATCGATACAGCAGGAAACCGGACGGACGTTCCACCTTGCGACGCGTCTGCTTCCGGAGCGTATCCGCCACCCGACGTACGTCATGTACGCGTTTTTCCGGGTCGCGGACGAGGTCGTCGACCAGACGGACGGGCCGCCGCCAACCGTCCAGCACGAGCAACTGGAGGTGATTCGCGAGGCCGCACTCGGGAACATCGACCCGGATGAGACCGACCATGAGGCGGTCATGGCGGCGTTTCAGGACCTGGCCGATCGTCACGATATCTCCGAGGAGACGATTAATGTCTTCATCGACGCGATGGAGATGGACATCGCACAGGCCCGCTACGAGACGTTCGAGGATCTCCGTGAATACATGGGCGGCTCCGCTGTCGCCGTCGGCCACATGATGACTGAGGTGATGGACCCGCCACAGAAGGAGGAGGCCCTGCCCCACGCGACGGCGCTGGCCGAAGCGTTCCAGCTTTCGAACTTCCTGCGGGATGTCCGCGAGGATATTCACGACTACGGCCGGGTGTATCTCCCACAGGAGACGCTTGAGCGCCACGGCGTTACCGAGGAGCAACTCGCCGACGCCGAGGTTGACGACGCCTTCCGCGCCGTGATGCAGGAAGAACTGGCCCGGACCGACGAACTGTATCGTGAGGGTGTCGCTGGCATCCGATACCTACCGGAGGACTGCCAGTTCGGCGTGTTGCTGGCTGCGGTGCTGTACGCTGACCACCACCGGCTCATCCGTGACCGTGGGTACGACGTGCTGACGGAGACGCCGGACCTCACCCGTCGTCGCCGGCTGTGGCTCCTCGCCCGCACGTGGTGGCACTGGCGGCGTAACGGCGACCCCGAAGCGACCTTCTACACCGTGAGTGCTGTCTCCGAGCGTGGCCCTGGCGAGACGCCGACAGATACTCACAGCCACGGGCAGCCCACGTGGCGTGGATGA
- a CDS encoding bacterio-opsin activator domain-containing protein has translation MKPPETLAHSTLDTLPINIAVLDDEGTILFTNRAWREFAGDEDGEMEGTNYFTTTDVDADEYAGQAVGGIESVIDGEQDLFTMEYPCHSPEEKQWFLMRVAPLPDDEAGSAVVAHIDITQRKLAELAAERRSEELKAERQNLKQLVDRVDGLLKAVMGDVLTVDSREAIEQTVCDRLATVDSYQFAWVSELDLRDETLSSTALSADRPTSLSIPLDADDPVAAAARTEEMQVVTGGIDEQHSRLADSDVASVAAVPLVSGESLYGVLTVYADSDDVFDPREQAVLGTIGRATAAAIDARETSRLLTADNVTELELQVTDPDVFYIDVASELGCSMEYGGSVPDGEETVMFFLVETDDPSAVCAVAADHPQVSGVSHVSTADSSALFEFIVSDPPVVSVVADRGAQTGDILVEPRQATVTVTLPASMETRSVVEQVRNQYPETELLSVRERDEPPVSRQAFIANVEERLTNRQLTALRKGFLGGFFDWPRDVSGEQLAESMDICPSTFHQHLRAGERKLLEEVFENW, from the coding sequence ATGAAGCCACCAGAGACACTCGCTCACTCGACGTTGGACACGCTCCCCATCAATATCGCTGTCCTCGACGACGAGGGGACGATCCTGTTCACCAACCGCGCTTGGCGGGAGTTCGCGGGCGACGAGGACGGGGAGATGGAGGGGACGAACTACTTCACGACGACTGATGTCGACGCCGATGAATACGCCGGACAGGCAGTCGGCGGCATCGAGTCGGTCATCGACGGTGAGCAAGACCTGTTCACGATGGAGTACCCGTGTCACTCTCCGGAGGAGAAACAGTGGTTTCTGATGCGGGTCGCGCCGCTGCCGGACGACGAGGCCGGGAGCGCGGTTGTGGCACACATCGATATCACCCAGCGGAAACTCGCCGAACTGGCGGCCGAACGGCGGAGCGAAGAGCTCAAGGCCGAACGCCAGAACCTCAAACAGCTCGTCGACCGGGTCGACGGCCTGCTGAAGGCAGTGATGGGTGACGTGCTGACCGTCGACTCGCGGGAGGCCATCGAGCAGACCGTCTGTGACCGGCTGGCCACAGTCGACTCCTACCAGTTCGCCTGGGTATCCGAACTCGACTTGCGCGACGAGACGCTGTCATCGACGGCCCTATCAGCTGACCGTCCGACCTCGCTATCCATCCCGCTTGACGCCGACGACCCGGTCGCAGCGGCGGCTCGTACCGAGGAGATGCAGGTCGTGACTGGCGGCATCGACGAGCAACACAGTCGGCTTGCTGACTCCGACGTGGCATCGGTCGCGGCCGTGCCGCTCGTCTCCGGTGAGTCGCTGTACGGCGTGCTCACCGTCTACGCCGACAGCGACGACGTGTTCGACCCACGAGAACAGGCCGTGCTGGGAACCATCGGCCGGGCGACCGCGGCGGCTATCGATGCTCGCGAAACCAGCCGGCTGCTGACCGCTGACAACGTCACTGAACTCGAACTGCAGGTCACCGACCCAGACGTTTTTTATATTGACGTGGCAAGCGAACTCGGCTGCTCGATGGAGTATGGTGGGAGCGTCCCCGACGGTGAGGAGACGGTGATGTTCTTCCTCGTTGAGACGGACGACCCCTCGGCGGTCTGTGCTGTCGCCGCTGACCACCCGCAGGTATCGGGCGTTTCACACGTCTCGACGGCGGACTCGTCGGCGCTGTTCGAGTTTATCGTCTCGGACCCGCCGGTCGTCTCGGTTGTCGCCGACCGTGGGGCCCAGACGGGCGACATTCTTGTCGAACCGCGACAAGCGACCGTCACCGTCACACTCCCAGCGTCGATGGAGACCCGAAGCGTGGTCGAACAGGTCCGAAACCAGTATCCGGAGACGGAATTGCTTTCAGTGCGAGAGCGGGACGAACCACCTGTTTCTCGGCAGGCATTCATCGCAAACGTCGAAGAGCGATTGACCAACCGCCAGCTAACGGCGCTCCGGAAAGGGTTCCTCGGCGGCTTCTTCGACTGGCCACGCGATGTCTCCGGCGAGCAACTGGCCGAGTCGATGGACATCTGCCCGTCGACGTTCCACCAGCACCTCCGTGCTGGTGAGCGAAAGTTGCTGGAAGAAGTGTTCGAAAACTGGTAA